CCTTGAGGACGTTCCAGAGCTGGGGAAGCTCGTCCAAGCGATAACGGCGGAGGAAGCGGCCTAGGGGAGTGATCCTCTCCGCCTCCTGCCCAGCGTAGGCACCCTCCCGGGGAGCCCCCCGCATGGTGCGGAACTTGTAGGCCTTAAAGGCCCTACCCCCGAGCCCCATCCGCTCCTGGGCGAAGAGCACACGCCTCCCCAGGTCTAGGTAGACCGCAAGGGCCACGAGGAGCCCCACAAGGAGGGCGAGGGGAGAAAGAAGGAGTACAAGCCCCACCTCCCACGCCCGCTTAAAGAGGGGGTAAAGGCCCCGGTCCCGCTCTTCCAAGGCCAAAAGCCCTTCCGCAAGCTCCAGGGGAACCCGACCCATGTAGCCCTCATACACCCTGGCAGCGTGGAGGATGGGCAGGCCGCGGAAGGCGGCCTCGGCCAGGAGGGGAAGGACCCTGGGGTCCAGGCGGTGCAAGTCGGCCACCACCCCCTCTACCCCCTCGAGGCTCCTCAAGGGGGGAAGCTCCCGGCCTAGGGCCCGAAGAAGGCCATCGACCACGCCTCCGGGGAGAAGGGCGAGCCTCGCCGGAGGAAGGCCCCTCAGGTAGAGAAGGAGAAGGAGGAAGGCAAGGAGG
This genomic stretch from Thermus islandicus DSM 21543 harbors:
- a CDS encoding sugar transferase, whose protein sequence is MGLTALAHLLAFLATERMARYPGQESWSVAGFNLLPFTLLLVAVLAMGRLYYSRSYLLAATLLAFLLLLLYLRGLPPARLALLPGGVVDGLLRALGRELPPLRSLEGVEGVVADLHRLDPRVLPLLAEAAFRGLPILHAARVYEGYMGRVPLELAEGLLALEERDRGLYPLFKRAWEVGLVLLLSPLALLVGLLVALAVYLDLGRRVLFAQERMGLGGRAFKAYKFRTMRGAPREGAYAGQEAERITPLGRFLRRYRLDELPQLWNVLK